TTTTCTCCAGCAATCATCCCAAACACTATGCAGTCGGTTATCGCAACCGTACCTAGCCTGCTCGCGCCGTGCGTACCGCCGGTGATCTCGCCTGCTGCATATAGGCCGGGGATCGGCTTATTAGTCTTGCTTGAGATGACCTCGGCTTTAGTGTTGATCTTTAGGCCACCCATGGTGTGGTGAGGCTTCGGCGATAGGCGGATGACGTAGAACGGTCCTGCCTCGTTGATCTCGCTTAGCGCGCTTTCTTGTTTGCCAAACTCGTCTTTTTTGGCTTTGACGCCTTCGTTGTATTTTTTGACGCTCTCTTTTAAGGCATCCGCAGGCACGCCGTATTTACTGGCGATCTCATCTAGACTCGCGCATTCGCCCACTAGCTTGCCGCTTGCCATGCCTTTAGAAATAACCTCTTCGCTTAGGTCTTTAAACGCCATTTTGGTATCGGCGAAGGTTATCGGATAGGCTTTCGGATCCTCGCGTAAAATTTTAAACTCCGCGTCCGCGCGGGTCTTGCGGTCCGCAAGCTCGTTCACAAAGCGCTTGCCGGTACGGATATCGACCGCGATGCCGTATTTAAAGGTGCCTTGCTGAGTTAGGATCGGAGCTGTACCAAAGCCCTTCTCATCGGGGCTCGCCCATGGACCGAACTGGATCCAATCGACCTGCACCGGATACGCGCCGATCTCAAAGGCTTTTAGTAGCGCGCCCGCGGTAGCCCCCGCGTGATTTGTGCTATCGACGTCATCAGGAATGCGCGGGTCTTGAAGCTTGCGGAAAATTTTATCGCGGCAAAATCCACCCGCAGCGAGTACTACGCCTTTTTTGGCTTTGAGCGTCTTTTTTGTGCCGCTGGTGTTTTCTAGGTCATCGCTGTAAAGCTTATCGTCAAACCTATACTCTTCTCTGATCGTCACGCCCACGACGCGGCCGCTGTCATCTAGTACGAAGTCGTCAAATTTGGCGCGGCGGCGAAGCTCGCAGCCCTTGTCTTTCAGCGCTTCAAATTTTTCAAGCATCGGTTGGATGTAGCCCGAGCCGCTATCATTTGTAGTTAGCATCGAGCGCGCGACGCTGTGTCCGCCGAAGTGCGCGCAGTGATCCATTTTAAATTGCACGCCGCTATCAACGAGGAATTTAAACGCGTCCAAACCGCGATCGGCTAGGGTGCTTAAAAGCTCAGGGTGGTTGATGCCAAGTCCTGCCTTTAAGCAGTCGTTCATAAATAGCTCTTTGCTGTCTTTAACGCCCGTTTTTTCCTGCACGGGATTCATCGGTACGCTCATACCGCCGCCGTTGATTACGGAGTTGCCGCCGATGCGACCCATCTTTTCTAGAATCAAGACTTTGTTGCCCTTTTCGGCTGCTTTTAAGCCCGCCGCAAGCCCCGCAAAGCCCGAGCCGATGATGATCACATCCCACTCTTCATCAAATTTGACGTCTTTTGCGTTTAGCGCGCTTGCTTGTGCATTTACCGAACCAAGTGCTAGCGCACCTGCACCCACCATACCTAGCTTTAACAAATCGCGTCTTGACATTTGCTCTTGCATACATTCTCCTTTGGATGAAATATCATAACGGCATTATAATTATAATATCGTGAGTTTACTGTGAGTTTTATTAAAAATTTGCTCTATCATAAATATCCCTAAATTTAGGGGATTTAATATAAATTTGACCATAAAAAGATGAATTTATGAGATTTTATTTTTAATATTTATCAAGACTTTTCTACTAAAATATAATCTTTATGTAATTTTACTTTCAGATTGTCTGGCGGGGTCAAATTTGACGAAATGCGACCGCGCCCAAATTTTGCTTTTTACGAAAAATCGCAAAATTTAAGCTAATTTCAATATTATTTTGGGTAAATTTCCATTTTTCGGTCCCGTAGCTCAGTTGGTAGAGCACTACCTTGACATGGTAGTGGTCGATGGTTCGAGTCCATTCGGGGCCACCATTTCGCTTCTTTTAATTCAAAATTTCACTTTATCTTTCACGCCGTAAATCCAAATGTCAAATTTGCCCACTAAAGCCAAAATGTATTTATTTTCTAAAATTTAACTCGTTAGCGTCAAATTTGTGCAGGTTTTTGGGAATAAATTTAAAGGTTAAAGCGCAAAGGCAACCACTCCTTTGCGCAATTTGGGAGAAAAATGAATCAAAACAATGCAAAGACGAGATAAATGCATGATTCATTCGATGAAATATTAGCGATAGTTTTCTTAAAATATAATAAATTATATTGAGAATATTACCGATTTGACAATACTTAAAATTTAATCTATATATCCTATTATATTCAAAACTCAAATTTGACCGCCGTTTAAACCCAAATCAAATAAAACATTAAGTAAAGCTTAAAAACAATTTAGCTAAAATCAAGCCCAATTCTTTCAGCGTAAGAAAGATGTTTCGATAAAAAGGACGTAAAATGAGCGATATCATCGCATACAAACTGGATGGAAACATAGTCGATACTCAGAGTATCAACGGGCGAGAAAACGCCGCAGAACCGATTTATTTTGACAACTCCCCAGACGCGCTAAACGTCATCAGGCACTCCTGTGCGCACCTCATGGCGCAGGCTATCAAAGAGCTTTATCCGCAGGCTAAATTTTTCGTCGGACCAAACGTCGAGGACGGATTTTATTATGATTTCAAGGTTGATGAAGCTAACAGCAAGCTTAGCGACGAAGATCTAGCGGCGATAGAAGCCAAGATGAAAGAGCTAGCCGAAGCAAAGCTTGACATCGTCAAAGCAAGCTCCACAAAAGCCTTTATGAGCGATAAATTTAAAGACGACGAGCTAAAACAAGAGGTGCTAAAACGTATCCCCGAGGGCGAAGTCAGCAGCTATAAGCAAGGGAATTTCGAGGATTTGTGCCGAGGACCGCACTTGCCAAATACCAAATTCTTAAGATTTTTTAAACTAACCCGAGTAGCAGGAGCGTATCTGGGCGGCGACGAGACGCGCGAGATGATAAACCGCATCTACGGCACGGCATTTGCCGACAAAGAGAGCCTAAAAGAGCACATCCGCATCATCGAAGAGGCCAAAAAACGCGACCACAGGAAGCTTGGCGTCGAGATGAAGCTATTTACATTTGACGACGAAGTGGGCGGCGGCCTACCGATCTGGCTACCAAACGGCGGACGTTTACGCTCGAAGTTAGAGCAAATTTTATATAAAGCTCACCGCGACCGCGGCTACGAGCCAGTGCGTGGACCAGAGCTTTTAAAGGCTGACGTGTGGAAAAAGAGCGGCCACTACGCAAACTACAAAGAAAATATGTACTTTACGACGATAGACGAGGCCGAATACGGCATAAAGCCGATGAACTGCGTCGGCCACATCAAAGTCTATCAGTCAGATATCCGCTCATACCGCGATTTGCCGCTTAAATTTTTCGAATACGGCGTCGTGCACCGCCACGAAAAAAGCGGCGTTTTACACGGACTTTTCAGGGTGCGCGAATTTGCCCAGGACGACTCGCACATCTTTTGTATGCCGAGCCAAATCAAAGAAAATATCCTAGAAATTTTAAAATTTGCCGGCAAAATAATGGAAAATTTCGGCTTTCACTACGAGATGGAGATTTCGACCAAGCCTGCAAAAGCGATCGGCGGGGACGAAATTTGGGAAACGGCGACCAAAGCGCTAAAAGAAGCGCTTGACGAAAACGGCTTTAAATACGGTATCGACGAGG
This is a stretch of genomic DNA from Campylobacter showae CSUNSWCD. It encodes these proteins:
- the thrS gene encoding threonine--tRNA ligase, whose product is MSDIIAYKLDGNIVDTQSINGRENAAEPIYFDNSPDALNVIRHSCAHLMAQAIKELYPQAKFFVGPNVEDGFYYDFKVDEANSKLSDEDLAAIEAKMKELAEAKLDIVKASSTKAFMSDKFKDDELKQEVLKRIPEGEVSSYKQGNFEDLCRGPHLPNTKFLRFFKLTRVAGAYLGGDETREMINRIYGTAFADKESLKEHIRIIEEAKKRDHRKLGVEMKLFTFDDEVGGGLPIWLPNGGRLRSKLEQILYKAHRDRGYEPVRGPELLKADVWKKSGHYANYKENMYFTTIDEAEYGIKPMNCVGHIKVYQSDIRSYRDLPLKFFEYGVVHRHEKSGVLHGLFRVREFAQDDSHIFCMPSQIKENILEILKFAGKIMENFGFHYEMEISTKPAKAIGGDEIWETATKALKEALDENGFKYGIDEGGGAFYGPKIDIKITDALKRKWQCGTIQVDFNLPERFDLGYIDANNERQQPVMLHRALLGSFERFIGILIEHTGGELPFFVAPTQVVIVPISDAHLDYAKTVAKELRKIGVDSEIASKNESLNKRIRTAEKQRVPMIAVLGDNEVANSAIALRDRTTREQKDMKLDEFVELLKSKLAEVTF
- a CDS encoding flavocytochrome c codes for the protein MQEQMSRRDLLKLGMVGAGALALGSVNAQASALNAKDVKFDEEWDVIIIGSGFAGLAAGLKAAEKGNKVLILEKMGRIGGNSVINGGGMSVPMNPVQEKTGVKDSKELFMNDCLKAGLGINHPELLSTLADRGLDAFKFLVDSGVQFKMDHCAHFGGHSVARSMLTTNDSGSGYIQPMLEKFEALKDKGCELRRRAKFDDFVLDDSGRVVGVTIREEYRFDDKLYSDDLENTSGTKKTLKAKKGVVLAAGGFCRDKIFRKLQDPRIPDDVDSTNHAGATAGALLKAFEIGAYPVQVDWIQFGPWASPDEKGFGTAPILTQQGTFKYGIAVDIRTGKRFVNELADRKTRADAEFKILREDPKAYPITFADTKMAFKDLSEEVISKGMASGKLVGECASLDEIASKYGVPADALKESVKKYNEGVKAKKDEFGKQESALSEINEAGPFYVIRLSPKPHHTMGGLKINTKAEVISSKTNKPIPGLYAAGEITGGTHGASRLGTVAITDCIVFGMIAGENLA